The following are encoded together in the Pedobacter steynii genome:
- a CDS encoding response regulator, translating into MEKINILIVDDRPENIIALEALLQRDDINIITTTNPNEALRISWEMDIAIALVDVQMPEMDGFELVEILKSNPRTKGILIIFVTAISKETKYAVKGLNTGAVDYLYKPLDPYVTSAKVDSFIQLVRNEREIKKKNQELEAYQKELIKAKEQAEQGKRIKENFLANMSHEIRTPINGIIGLANLLGKTNLTPEQKEMINLLEISSDSLLGVINDILDLSKIESGKFRINRSETDIVKICNSVVNLLRIRAIEKELDLITEFDAELPKLVLADSLRLNQILMNLIGNAIKFTIQGSVTLKTEILDRKGNNLQIKFSVIDTGIGIAKNNIDKIFETFEQADEQTTVKFGGTGLGLSIVKNLAKLKGGVLEVISEEGVGSTFCFTNWYEVLKDTVVVKKMNKPHLGPFKGLRILVAEDNPINKFLIVKILKDWEVNPDVVENGKEALDKLKESDYDLILMDTFMPVMNGLDAIKLIREGFVQGKENIPIITFSAAVLETDKQTAIDAGANDVVSKPFELDVLHEKISKHSGIEDTTY; encoded by the coding sequence ATGGAAAAGATTAATATACTGATTGTTGATGACAGACCCGAAAACATCATTGCTCTGGAAGCACTCCTTCAGAGAGATGACATCAATATCATCACTACCACCAATCCTAATGAGGCCCTGAGGATATCCTGGGAGATGGATATTGCAATTGCCCTCGTCGATGTTCAAATGCCTGAAATGGATGGATTTGAACTGGTAGAAATTTTGAAAAGCAACCCCAGAACCAAAGGGATTCTCATCATATTTGTGACGGCCATTTCCAAAGAAACGAAATACGCAGTAAAAGGACTGAATACTGGAGCTGTAGATTACCTCTACAAGCCGCTTGATCCTTACGTCACTTCTGCTAAAGTTGACTCCTTTATCCAACTCGTAAGAAACGAAAGGGAGATAAAGAAGAAAAACCAGGAGCTTGAGGCTTATCAGAAAGAATTGATCAAAGCAAAAGAACAGGCAGAACAGGGAAAGCGTATTAAGGAAAACTTTCTGGCCAATATGAGCCATGAAATCAGAACGCCGATAAATGGGATTATTGGTCTGGCCAATCTGCTTGGAAAAACCAATCTTACTCCGGAACAGAAAGAGATGATCAATCTCCTCGAGATTTCATCAGATTCACTATTGGGGGTAATCAACGACATTCTCGATCTTTCAAAGATCGAATCCGGCAAGTTTAGAATTAACCGTTCCGAAACAGACATAGTTAAAATCTGTAATTCAGTAGTAAACCTTCTGCGCATCCGTGCTATAGAAAAGGAGCTAGACCTGATCACAGAATTTGATGCAGAATTACCAAAACTGGTGCTGGCGGATTCCCTCCGCCTGAATCAGATACTAATGAACCTGATTGGAAATGCAATTAAATTTACCATTCAGGGTAGCGTTACCCTGAAAACAGAGATCCTTGACAGAAAAGGGAATAACCTGCAGATTAAATTTTCAGTAATTGATACCGGCATTGGCATAGCCAAAAACAATATTGATAAAATATTCGAAACTTTTGAACAGGCGGATGAACAGACAACCGTGAAATTTGGTGGTACGGGCCTGGGCCTGTCTATCGTTAAAAACTTAGCGAAATTAAAAGGCGGAGTACTTGAAGTGATCAGTGAAGAAGGTGTTGGCAGTACCTTCTGTTTCACAAATTGGTATGAAGTATTAAAAGATACTGTAGTTGTAAAAAAGATGAATAAACCTCATTTAGGTCCTTTCAAAGGATTAAGAATCCTTGTAGCGGAAGATAACCCTATTAATAAATTTCTGATCGTAAAAATCCTAAAAGATTGGGAAGTTAATCCCGACGTGGTAGAAAACGGAAAGGAAGCACTGGATAAACTAAAAGAATCAGACTACGACCTGATCCTCATGGATACCTTTATGCCGGTAATGAATGGATTGGATGCCATTAAGCTCATCCGGGAAGGCTTTGTTCAGGGCAAGGAGAACATCCCAATTATCACATTCTCCGCTGCTGTTTTAGAAACAGATAAACAGACTGCTATCGATGCCGGGGCAAATGATGTGGTGAGCAAGCCTTTTGAATTGGATGTACTTCACGAAAAGATATCGAAACATTCAGGTATAGAAGATACTACTTATTAA
- a CDS encoding CheR family methyltransferase yields the protein MHKEEDYISYDQLSELIDFIKNIHGFDFSDYSAASLKRRVTRIMQLQKLSLFDLRTLLTNDHDYFESFLIEVTVNVTEMFRDPSFYKSVKENIIPYLRSYQRIKVWNAGCSTGEELYSYAILFAEEELYDRSFFYGTDINNDVLNFAKDGIYDLQKMKLYSENYQKTGTMHTLSDFYTARYEAASINRSLKKNLLFSAHNLASDGVFNEFQVISCRNVLIYFNTDLQKRVIELFYNSLANFGFLCLGAKETLRSTETGRFKVIDKKNNIYQKIA from the coding sequence ATGCATAAGGAGGAGGATTACATCAGTTACGATCAATTATCAGAATTAATTGATTTCATTAAAAACATTCACGGTTTTGATTTTAGCGATTACTCTGCTGCTTCTCTGAAAAGAAGAGTGACCAGGATTATGCAGTTGCAAAAACTAAGCCTATTTGATTTACGTACTCTACTGACAAATGATCATGATTATTTTGAGTCTTTTCTCATTGAAGTTACTGTTAATGTCACCGAGATGTTCCGGGATCCATCGTTTTATAAATCTGTGAAAGAAAATATCATTCCCTACCTTCGTTCTTATCAAAGAATTAAAGTTTGGAATGCCGGCTGTTCAACAGGAGAAGAGTTATACTCTTATGCTATCCTGTTTGCTGAAGAAGAACTTTATGACAGAAGCTTCTTTTACGGTACCGACATCAATAATGATGTCCTTAATTTTGCGAAAGATGGAATCTATGATTTACAAAAGATGAAATTGTATTCTGAAAACTATCAAAAGACCGGAACGATGCATACGCTTTCTGATTTTTATACTGCTCGTTATGAAGCTGCGTCCATTAACAGATCTTTGAAAAAAAATCTGTTGTTTTCTGCTCATAATCTGGCCTCAGATGGCGTTTTCAATGAGTTCCAGGTCATCTCTTGTCGTAATGTACTGATCTACTTTAATACAGACCTTCAGAAAAGAGTTATTGAATTATTCTATAATAGTTTAGCTAATTTTGGTTTTCTATGTTTAGGCGCGAAAGAAACCTTAAGAAGTACAGAAACAGGCCGTTTCAAGGTCATCGATAAGAAAAACAACATTTACCAAAAAATAGCATAA